Proteins co-encoded in one Papaver somniferum cultivar HN1 chromosome 5, ASM357369v1, whole genome shotgun sequence genomic window:
- the LOC113279731 gene encoding ACT domain-containing protein ACR1-like translates to MATGYEPYFDPDYESLIERIHAPRVCVDNETCTDCTLVKVDRANKHEILVEMVQVLTDLDLLISKSYISSDGGWCMDVFHVTDQLGHKLTDNTLIRYIEQSLCGGRRGDKTEVNEVTSNRTCIGSIMRSLHASTDYTAFELMAIDKPGLLSEISAVLAELRCNVAAAVVWTHKKRAASVLYIEDESKGGGPITSSERMLRVEEQLAIVVGSHHCKGERRIMRLVEDPPSERVHTGRRLHQLMQADMHHEISCSKDGNDSGKRRRSGSNNNIVTEVCIENCNEKGYTVVNVRCKDRPKLLFDTVCTLTDLGYVVFHAAISSRDSLAVQEYYIRRRDGCTLDSERERQRVMQSLVEAAERRVSHGVKLDVCTKNRVGLLSDITRVFREHGLSVSRAEISTLGEKAIGSFYVTDAYTGKNADPKTVELVRSEIGATVLEANKSISAEWSSNGSNSQNNRSSSTCSGDVEERPAKSSLGLGSLLWAPFVRLSSNSWGSA, encoded by the coding sequence ATGGCTACTGGATATGAGCCATATTTTGATCCAGACTATGAATCTTTGATTGAGAGAATACATGCTCCAAGAGTTTGCGTAGATAATGAAACATGTACAGATTGTACACTTGTGAAAGTAGACAGAGCAAACAAACACGAGATACTGGTAGAGATGGTTCAAGTTCTCACGGATCTTGATCTCCTCATCTCCAAATCATACATCTCCTCTGATGGAGGTTGGTGTATGGACGTGTTCCATGTGACGGACCAACTTGGGCACAAACTAACTGACAATACCCTCATCCGTTACATCGAGCAGTCGTTATGTGGCGGAAGGAGGGGAGATAAAACAGAAGTGAATGAGGTAACCTCCAACAGAACGTGCATAGGCAGTATAATGAGATCACTGCATGCATCAACAGATTACACTGCGTTTGAATTGATGGCAATAGATAAACCTGGCTTACTGTCTGAAATCTCTGCTGTATTGGCTGAGCTTCGCTGCAATGTGGCTGCTGCTGTTGTCTGGACTCACAAGAAGCGCGCAGCAAGCGTCTTGTACATAGAGGATGAATCAAAAGGAGGTGGACCCATAACAAGTTCCGAAAGAATGCTCCGTGTGGAAGAACAACTTGCGATTGTTGTAGGTTCCCATCATTGCAAGGGTGAGAGAAGAATAATGAGGTTGGTAGAGGATCCGCCTTCAGAGAGGGTACACACTGGACGTCGATTACATCAACTGATGCAAGCAGATATGCACCATGAGATCAGCTGCAGCAAAGATGGGAAtgacagtggtaagaggaggcgTAGCGGCAGTAATAATAATATAGTGACAGAAGTGTGTATAGAGAACTGCAACGAGAAAGGGTACACAGTGGTGAATGTGAGATGTAAAGACCGGCCAAAGCTGTTATTCGACACTGTATGCACTTTGACAGATTTGGGGTACGTGGTGTTTCATGCTGCTATAAGCTCCAGAGACTCCCTTGCTGTCCAGGAATACTATATCAGGCGGAGAGATGGCTGCACTCTGGATTCAGAGAGGGAGAGACAAAGGGTCATGCAGTCCTTGGTAGAAGCTGCGGAACGCAGGGTTTCCCATGGGGTGAAGTTAGATGTGTGCACTAAGAACAGAGTGGGATTGCTATCAGATATTACTAGGGTGTTCCGAGAGCATGGCTTGTCTGTGTCAAGGGCAGAAATTAGTACTCTTGGAGAGAAGGCAATTGGGTCATTCTACGTTACAGATGCATATACAGGAAAAAATGCAGATCCCAAGACCGTGGAGCTGGTCAGAAGTGAGATTGGCGCGACAGTTTTAGAGGCTAATAAATCAATTTCAGCAGAATGGTCCAGCAATGGTTCCAACTCCCAGAACAATAGAAGCAGTAGTACTTGCAGTGGGGATGTAGAGGAAAGGCCTGCAAAATCGTCCCTGGGCTTGGGAAGTCTGTTGTGGGCTCCGTTTGTGCGTCTCTCAAGTAATTCGTGGGGTTCAGCTTGA
- the LOC113282965 gene encoding 40S ribosomal protein S5, which yields MAEVEVAQAVAPNLDVKLFNKWTFDDIEVGDISLVDYIGVNASRHATYVPHTAGRYSAKRFRKAQCPIIERLTNSLMMHGRNNGKKLMAVRIIKHAMDIIHLLTDANPIQIIVDAVINSGPREDATRIGSAGVVRRQAVDISPLRRVNQAIYLLTTGARESAFRNIKTIAECLADELINAAKGSSNSYAIKKKDEIERVAKANR from the exons ATGGCGGAAGTAGAAGTAGCTCAGGCTGTAGCCCCAAACCTTGACGTTAAGCTTTTCAACAAATGGACTTTCGATGATATTGAG GTTGGTGACATATCACTTGTAGATTACATTGGAGTAAATGCTTCTAGACACGCTACCTATGTTCCTCACACTGCTGGGAGATACTCTGCCAAAAGGTTCCGTAAGGCTCAGTGTCCTATTATTGAAAGATTGACAAACTCGCTCATGATGCACGGCCGTAACAATGGAAAGAAGCTTATGGCTGTTCGTATCATCAAGCATGCTATGGACATCATTCATCTTTTGACTGATGCTAACCCTATCCAAATCATTGTTGATGCTGTTATCAACAG TGGACCAAGAGAAGATGCAACAAGGATTGGTTCCGCTGGAGTTGTAAGGCGTCAAGCTGTTGATATTTCCCCATTGAGGAGAGTCAACCAGGCAATATACCTTCTCACCACTGGTGCTAGAGAGAGTGCATTTAGGAATATCAAGACAATCGCCGAGTGCCTTGCTGATGAGCTCATCAATGCAGCTAAGGGTTCCTCTAACAG TTACGCAATCAAGAAAAAGGATGAGATTGAACGTGTTGCCAAGGCCAATCGTTGA